In the genome of Mytilus edulis chromosome 3, xbMytEdul2.2, whole genome shotgun sequence, one region contains:
- the LOC139514866 gene encoding uncharacterized protein, whose protein sequence is MEENEEELATAKKTEEPEDPKFDGDGKQNVEATNIEEEVNVPELQTEEKSQGKTVLDDPELCQCCLRVDEEETAHLWCNDCNEAVCQSCGKAHRRFVVAHDVIPINDAPTCRKNVPKNCHLHENEKLILFCVGHDKLICHECLSDHRPCDKILEIEKAAGGVKDSAAINNLKGRMRTFTRILEQTQIEHEQTLSSISIEKDSAHENIKEFLQCFENHIRQIRNNLNKRYENILRQNEKNGKQLNYLRKGLQENMEWLCMLERSSSESNIFHAVKHLDTIQVSDENLVDQIKKDMITLPLDVLPSEGTTYIDTLFEQFYKKTEFDTFPAITISASESNQSQIKVESYGQSTPSRYQELVAIDNSTFGALCFTEDGRIVVEELVQSSPTIHFLRKFDLKTNQSQQIKLRGLYYGSNINRGSICMFDETFALVASNNDVIGIMIIDLALQRHCRTICLKHSRSLGEIKRIKWVTCKEGTIYLLAESTSYSWLCSIDFNGTILSELRISGSVAYMDFEGSERFFHTDNQVNDIHCTSTGNACSTSKCYSSLDLRVGCSILHITGDELLLLEKDSNTVYKLDISCRCRSILLKDDIENPTHFNLSLKFKKIAITMNGGKCIRIFNFE, encoded by the exons ATGGAGGAAAATGAAGAAGAGCTTGCAACTGCAAAGAAAACAGAAGAACCAGAGGATCCAAAATTTGATGGAGATGGTAAACAAAATGTTGAAGCTACAAATATTGAAGAAGAGGTTAATGTACCAGAATTACAAACAGAAGAGAAATCACAAGGTAAAACTG tCCTAGATGATCCTGAACTATGTCAATGTTGTCTTAGGGTTGACGAGGAAGAGACCGCGCATCTATGGTGTAATGACTGCAACGAAGCTGTTTGTCAAAGCTGCGGTAAAGCTCACAGAAGATTTGTCGTTGCTCATGATGTCATACCGATAAATGATGCTCCAACTTGTAGaaaaaatgtaccaaaaaatTGTCATTTACATGAGAATGAAAAACTTATTCTGTTTTGCGTAGGACATGATAAGCTCATTTGTCATGAATGTTTATCAGATCATAGACCTTGCGATAAAATATTAGAAATAGAAAAGGCTGCAGGAGGCGTTAAAGACAGTGCTGCAATAAATAATCTGAAAGGGAGAATGAGAACATTTACTCGTATTCTTGAACAGACTCAAATCGAACATGAACAGACTTTGTCTAGTATCAGTATAGAAAAAGACAGCGCACATGAGAATATCAAAGAGTTCCTTCAGTGCTTTGAAAATCACATAAGACAAATTCGAAATAATCTCAACAAAAGGTATGAAAATATATtaagacaaaatgaaaaaaatggtaaacagtTAAATTACTTGAGGAAAGGCTTGCAAGAAAATATGGAGTGGTTGTGTATGTTAGAACGTAGTTCCTCTGAAAGCAATATATTTCATGCAGTGAAGCACCTTGATACCATACAAGTATCAGACGAGAATCTAGTCGATCAGATTAAAAAGGACATGATAACGTTACCGTTGGATGTTTTACCGTCTGAAGGTACGACATACATCGATACACTGTTCGAACAATTTTACAAGAAAACAGAATTTGACACGTTTCCTGCCATCACCATTTCGGCCAGTGAAAGCAATCAATCTCAAATCAAAGTAGAAAGCTATGGTCAGTCAACACCTTCTCGATATCAAGAGCTCGTAGCAATTGATAACTCGACATTTGGTGCACTTTGCTTCACAGAAGATGGTCGTATTGTTGTTGAAGAATTGGTCCAATCTAGTCCAACTATTCATTTTCTAAGAAAGTTTGATTTGAAAACTAATCAGTCGCAACAAATAAAGTTACGAGGACTATACTATGGGAGCAACATAAATAGAGGCTCCATTTGTATGTTCGACGAAACATTTGCCCTAGTAGCGTCAAATAATGACGTGATAGGGATCATGATAATTGACCTAGCTCTTCAACGACATTGCAGGACTATTTGCCTGAAGCATTCAAGGAGTCTTGGTGAGATCAAACGAATAAAATGGGTTACATGTAAAGAAGGTACAATTTATCTACTTGCAGAGTCTACAAGTTATTCATGGCTATGTTCTATTGACTTTAACGGTACGATTTTATCAGAACTTAGGATTTCAGGTTCAGTAGCATATATGGATTTTGAGGGTTCCGAAAGGTTTTTTCACACAGACAATCAAGTTAATGACATTCATTGCACTTCCACGGGAAACGCATGTAGTACTTCGAAGTGCTATTCTAGTCTTGATTTAAGAGTAGGTTGTAGCATACTGCATATTACCGGTGATGAGCTGTTATTACTCGAAAAAGACTCTAATACAGTGTATAAGTTAGATATAAGTTGTCGATGTCGGTCAATTTTGCTAAAAGATGATATTGAAAATCCGACTCATTTTAACTTGAGCCTAAAGTTTAAAAAGATTGCCATAACGATGAATGGCGGAAAATGTATCAGAatattcaattttgaataa